In a single window of the Drosophila albomicans strain 15112-1751.03 chromosome 3, ASM965048v2, whole genome shotgun sequence genome:
- the LOC117572383 gene encoding uncharacterized protein LOC117572383 produces MVQLLSAPFHTDNHSANFPLITTLMHELSKRPSNYVHDIFDELFDTLVAYQSPLSVAQHLGSFNASLTQLTMANVQFLNRTEVQFNSSAHKTVQDNLRKLMKHPTYEMEVEQSLREQAYVQLPSSDRVLNTAEKVCLRSANSSNIYLYNCPNSSSMCTMERESQQMFVKVQRDVEDSSNIAFQNPKSSNQYLIMASHIQATDNGVVKNVYSLDGIYWWHVMSVQDGVAIYDAATDGSVICGGDPEQWEGNEHYAYTRHAGNFDAHRKECTWIIEDCSDK; encoded by the exons ATGGTTCAACTACTCTCGGCGCCCTTCCACACCGACAACCACAGTGCAAATTTCCCGCTTATCACTACGCTAATGCATGAACTGAGCAAGAGGCCATCGAATTATGTGCACGACATATTTGATGAGCTATTTGACACTTTGGTCGCTTATCAATCCCCGCTGAGTGTGGCGCAACATTTGGGAAGTTTCAACGCGAGCCTAACCCAATTGACCATGGCCAATGTGCAATTTCTGAATCGTACCGAAGTCCAGTTCAATTCGAGTGCGCACAAAACTGTGCAGGATAATCTTCGCAAGCTGATGAAACATCCAACATATGAAATGGAAGTGGAGCAGTCGCTGCGTGAACAGGCGTACGTCCAATTGCCTTCTAGTGATCGTGTGCTCAACACCGCCGAGAAG GTTTGTCTGCGCAGtgcgaacagcagcaacatttacCTTTACAATTGCCCCAATTCATCCTCGATGTGCACTATGGAACGAGAATCTCAGCAGATGTTCGTCAAGGTTCAACGTGACGTCGAAGACAGTTCAAACATTGCATTTCAAAACCCGAAGTCGAGCAATCAATATCTAATAATGGCATCCCATATCCAAGCAACCGACAATGGTGTCGTCAAGAACGTGTACAGTTTAGATGGCATTTACTGGTGGCATGTGATGTCGGTGCAGGACGGCGTGGCAATCTACGATGCTGCCACAGACGGCTCGGTGATCTGTGGCGGCGATCCAGAGCAGTGGGAGGGCAATGAACATTATGCATACACGCGGCATGCAGGAAACTTTGATGCCCATCGCAAGGAATGCACTTGGATCATCGAAGACTGTAGCGATAAATAA